The following nucleotide sequence is from Ahniella affigens.
TCGAAGCGCTGTCGGCATTGATGCAAGATTGCGATGGTCGTGGTGTGGAGTTGGTCGAAGTGGCCAGCGGGTTTCGCTACCAGGTTCGGACCGACACGCAGATCTGGGTCTCGCGACTTTGGACAGAGCGGCAAACCAAATATTCGCGGGCGCTGCTCGAAACGCTGGCGCTCATTGCCTACCGGCAACCCATTACGCGTGCCGAAATTGAATCGATACGTGGTGTGGCAGTGTCGAGTTACATCATCAAGACGCTGGAAGAGCGCGAGTGGATTCGCGTGCTCGGCCATCGCGATGTGCCGGGTCGTCCGGCATTGTTTGGCACCACGCGACTATTTCTCGACTACTTCAATCTGAAGAGTCTCGATCAGCTGCCGCCGCTCGCCGAGCTTCGTGATTTCGAATCGCTGGAGCCGCAGATGCCGCTCGCTGGCACCACGCTTGATGAGCCAAAATCGGATGGCGTAGCCGCTGAATCCGAAGCGCCGGCGGACACAGCTGACGTGTTGGCCGACGCCGACCCGGTGCTCCGCGACGATGCGGGTATTGACGAGTCTGCCGATGCCGACTCGGTGCCGTCCGAGCCCATGGCCGCCAATGAATATTCTGAGCAAGGCGATGATGCCCTTGCCGAGCCCCCGTTTGAATCTGGCGATGTCGATGCCATCGCCGATTCCACCCCCGACCTCGTCGTGAATGACGACGTCGAACACCTCAACGAAGACCTGAGCGAGCCAACCACCGATGTGGAACGTGCCGACCTCGTCGATCCCAAACCTGAAGCTGATGAGCAATCATGAATACTGAAAAACCTCGCATGACCCTGTCGTTGAAGAAAGAGAAGCCGGCAGGGCCGATCATCGAAGAACGCATCCAAAAAGTGCTGGCTCAGGCGGGCCTCGGCTCCCGCCGCACCATTGAAGAACGCGTCGCAGCGGGGGAAATCCGCATCAACGGCAACAATGCCGCCATCGGCAACAGCGTCAAGACGGGCGATCGCGTCGAAATCGACGGCAAGGCCTTCATGGCCACGGTCACGCCCGTTGATGACATTCATTTGTTGCTCTATCACAAGCCGGAAGGCGAGATCAGCACGACCGAAGATCCGGAAGGCCGCCGTACCGTGTACGAGCGCATGCCGCGTCTGAAGAACACGCGCTGGATCTCGATCGGTCGTCTGGACATGAACACCACCGGCCTGCTGTTGATGACCACCGATGGTGAATTGGCCAACGCGATGATGCACCCGTCGCGCGAACTGGAACGCGAGTACGTCTGCCGTGTGCATGGGCAGGTGACCGAAGCCATGCTCGACAAGCTCCGCCAAGGCGTTGAGCTCGAAGATGGTCTGGCCAAGTTTGATGAACTGCACGTGATCAATCTCGGCGATAGTCACAGCTGGTTCCGCGTGATCATCAAGGAAGGCCGTAATCGCGAAGTTCGCCGAATGTGGGAAGCCGTGGGCGTTGAAGTCAGTCGCCTGAAGCGCATCCGCTACGGCAAGATCGAACTGCCCCGCGAGCTCCGCCGCGGCCATTTCCGCGCGATGTCGCTTGATGATGTCCGCGCGTTGCGCGAGGAACTTGGCCTCCAACCGATTCCGGAATCGCTGACCTTGCAGCCCGTGATTGGGGTGCGACGCGCGTCGAAGGTATTGAACGAATATCGCCCTGAAGGCAAGAGCGAGAGCTACAGCGCCGGCCGTGCCGATGAAGCCCGGGAACTGCGCGCATTCGATCGCGTTGATGAATTAAAGCGGCCTGGCAAGCGACCGGTTGGCAAGAAGAAGCCGTTCAGCAAGAACAAGCGCGGACCCGGCCAGCCCGTCGATCCGAACAGCTTCCGGAGTTTCGGCGATCGCGATGGCAATCGCATGCCGGGCAATCGCAAGCCTGGCGGCAAGGGTCCAGGTAAGGGTCCGGGCAAGGGTCCGGGCGCAGGTCCGGGCGCAGGTCCGAAGGGACCGGGCAGAGGCGGTCCTGCTGGCAGCAAGGGCCCACGCAAGCCGCGCGAGTTTGTAGGCCCGATGGATTCCAACCAGTTTGCCGAACGCCGACCACCGCGTGGTGGCAATGGCAATGGCAATCGCGGTCCAGGCGGTCCAGGCGGCCCACGCGGCCCGCGTGGTCCGCGCGGCCCGATGGGCATGTAAGCGCGCCTAAGGTATGGGGATTGCGGGAGCGGCTGCAGCCGCGAACTGGTCTTGCCGCAAGACTATTTCGGGCCTGAGGGCCCTCCCGCAATCCGAAAATCCTGTGTTGGTTTTTGTGGGAGCGGGTTCAGCCGCGAACAAGCCTTGCCGCAAGATTGATTCTGGCCTGAAGGCCCTCCTACAAATGGCTAGATGGGGCCTTGCGGCAAGGTCGATTCGGGCCTGAACGCCCTCCGACATCAAGCGACATGCCTCAGCCCGAGGCGCCTTACTCGCCGCCTTTCACCATCTGTGCCCGGGCATCACAAGGCACTTGAAATACCTGCGGTTCCGGGCCCAGCTTCAAGGCGGTTAACTTGCCGCCCCACACCGCACCGGTGTCAATGCTGTAGATGCCGAGGCCCTGGAACAAACCCAGTGCCGACCAATGCCCACATACCACCGGTAGCTCGCGCTTCTTGCCGCCGGGGACTTCGAACCACGGATAAAAGCCGCTTTTCTGCGTGCCAGGTTCGGCCTTGAAATCGAATCCAATCCGGCCTTGCACATCGCAGAACCGCATGCGGGTCATGACGTTGATGATCGCCCGTAGACGCTCGACGCCAGTCAACTGTTTCGACCAAGCTGCCGGCTTGTTGCCAAACATCCGCTTCATCAGGTTGCGATACTGATCGCCCCGCAGTGCCCGCTCCACTTCATGCGCGCGCGCTTCGGCCAGTTTGATGGTCCAGCGTGGTGACAACCCGGCGTGCACCATGGCAAAGCCGAGCTCTTGGTCAACATGCATCAGCGGCCGATGCCGAAGCCAATCGATCAGCACGCTGGCGTCGTCCGCGCGCAAGACCCGCCGAAGGTCGGGGTTCGCCTTATCCTGCTCGCCCACCGAGCGCGTCGAGATCGACAGCAGGCTCAAGTCGTGATTGCCAAGCACCGTGACCGAATACTGGTCCAGCGAGTGCACGAGCCGCAACGTTTCCAGGGATTGGCCGCCGCGATTGACGAGATCGCCACAAAACCAGAGCCGGTCTTGGCTCGGATCAAAGCGGATCTTGTCGAGCAGCGCGACCAGCGGGTCGTAGCAGCCCTGGAGGTCACCGATCGCATAGACCGCCATCAGTGCAACACTCTTGGCATGGACAGCACGAAGCGTTTGATCGGCGCATCAAACTGATCGCCCTCATCAGTCACCATCTGGTAGCTGCCCTCCATGGTGCCGACCGGTGCTTCGAGAATTGCGCCTGACGTGTACTCGAATGCTTCGCCGGGCATCAGCCGTGGCGTCTCGCCAACCACACCCGGGCCGCGAACTTCGTCGATCTTGCCGTTCCCATGGGTGATCAGCCAATGCCGGGACACCAGCTGTGCTGGCGCGCGGCCCTTGTTGGTGATCGTGATTGTGTAGGCAAACGCGTAACGGTTCTGCTCGGGCGTGCTCTGGTCTGGCAGGAACCGAGTATTGACGTCGATTTGGATGCTTGGACTGGGTGAATTCATCTGCCGATTGTCAGCGCCAGCGGCGCATTCGACAAGTCCTGAAGGATGGCCAATCTGACGCTGTCACCGACCCGCCCCAAACGGCTATTGTCAGAAGACGCCTCAGATTCATGGGAACGACTGATGAATGCCAAACTGATCTTCTGGCCGCTGCTCATCCAAATCTGGATTACATTCTGCGCCTACGTTCTGCTGGCGCGTCGAAAATCGGCTGCGCTGCGGCTCGGGCAGGTCGATCTCCAGCGGCGGGCCTTGCATGAAGACGCGTGGCCCGATGCCGTGGTGCAAGTCAACAATCACATTCGAAACAGCTTTGAGCTACCGACGCTGTTCTACGCGCTGGTACTCAGCCTGTACGCGCTTGCTGCAGTCGATCGGTTCGCGCTCGCCTTGGCGGGCATCTTTGTGGTGACCCGGCTCGCGCATGCGTATGTGCATCTGGGCCGCAACATCGTAGCGATCCGGCGCCCGCTGTTCATGGCAGGCGCAATCACGCTGCTTGCGATGTCCGGCTTGGTGGTACGCGCACTACTGCAACCGTGAAGGCATCAGTAGGCATACTCGGCGAACACCGGGTCCACCCGGCCTTGCCACGCGCCATGGAATAGGCTCAGTTTGCGCTCGGCCGGCGTTTCGTTGGCCAGGGCGATTTCGATCAGCGGTTCCAGGAACATCGTTTCGTCCACGCCGCGGCTGTTGAGGCGTGCCCGCGCTTTGAGACCCTGACCCGCAATCTTCAGTGCCTCCAGCGCCAACTCGCGCACCGTGCCATGTCGGAATGGCAATTTAAGACCGTATTTCGGCACGCCATTGCGCAGTGCCTCCCGTTCTTCCAGGCTGAAATCCTTGACCAGATCCCAGGCGGCATCCAACGCGCTTTGGTCGTACAAGAGACCCACCCAGAAGGCCGGCAGGGCACAGAGGCGATTCCAAGGGCCGCCATCAGCACCCCGCATTTCGAGGTACTTCTTGAGGCGGACCTCGGGAAAGGCGGTCGTCAGGTGGTCGGCAAAATCCGTCAGCAGCGGCTTTTCGCCCGGCAGGATCGACAGCTTGCCTGCCATGAAGTCGCGGAACGACAGGCCGGAGGCATCCAGGTACTGGCCGTTCCGGTAGACAAAGTACATTGGTACGTCGAGCAAGTAGTCGACATAGCGTTCAAAGCTGAACCCCGATTCGAACACGAAGCCCAACATGCCGGTGCGATCCGGGTCGGTGTCGCTCCACACTTGGGATCGGAAGCTCAGGTAGCCATTCGGTTTGCCATCGGTGAACGGCGAGTCGGCAAACAGCGCGGTGGCAATCGGCTGCAATGCCAACGAGACCCGGAACTTCTGCACCATGTCGGCTTCGGATTCGAAGTCGAGGTTGGTCTGGACCGTGCACGTGCGGGTCATCATGTCGAGCCCGAGGTTCCCGCGCTTCGGCATATAGTCGCGCATGATCTTGTAGCGACCCTTCGGCATCCAGGGCATTTCAGCGCGGGTCCATTTGGGTTGAAAGCCCATGCCCAGAAAGCCAACGTTCAATTCATCGGCGACACTTCGAACCTCGCGCAGATGACTATCGACTTCGCAACACGTCTGGTGGATCGTTTCCAGTGGTGCGCCCGAAAGCTCAAGCTGACCCGCGGGCTCCAGCGACACCGACGCCATATCGCGCAGCAACGCAATCGTGTTGCCGCGATCGTCGAGTTTCTGCCAACCAAAGCGCTCGGCCAGGGTGTTCAGCAACACGCCGATGCCACGCGGACCTTCGTAGGTTGGTGGGCGCAGATCATCCAGCTGAAAGCCGAATTTCTCGTGCTCAGTGCCAATCCGCCACGCTGATTTGGGTTTGTTGCCCGAGGCGAGATAGTCGACCAACTGCGCCTTGTTTTCGATCGGCTGCGCGGATGACTGCGTTGGATTCGACATGATCAGGACCTCGATGAACGGATACGACTTGCCATGATGACAGGCTCCGGATTGGGCGAGCGATTGGCAAACGAGAAGAACGCCAGACATGGTGGCAATCGACACGAAAACAAGTGCAGCTCGCCGCCCTGGCGGAATTGGCCAGATAACTGACGTCCCGCTACCAACCCACTGCGGCTCAGCAGACCGACTAGGGCGGCCAAAACTTTCAACGTACCGCCGCGAAACTGCGCGCATCGCGCGGCCACGCCGGCGTGCGCGCGATCTCGGCCAGTACCTGATCTGGGCGATCGACGATTGACCACATTGCCGCATGCGCGTGGCCCATCATCTTTTCGGCAATGCTGTGCTCCAGGAACTGCATCAAACCCGTGTAGAAACCGAGCGTATTGACGAACACAATCGGATTGAAATAGAGCCCCAGGCGTTTCATCGTGATGGCCTCGAACACTTCCTCGAACGTGCCGCAACCACCGGGCAGAGTCACCACGGCATCAGAGTTCGTCAGCAGCAAATGCTTGCGTTCACGCATGTCTTCGACGACTTCCAAAGAGGCGAGGCCCGGATGCTGCCATTCGACTACGGTCATGAAGCGCGGAATGATGCCGATTACGTCGCCACCTTTGCTTAGTGCGCCGTCAGCAACGGCACCCATCGATCCGACCCCGCCGCCGCCATACACCAGCGTGTGCCCGCCTTCGGCCAAGAACTGACCGAGTTCGTAGGCGGCTCGATGGTAGGCCGGGTCGCAACTCGCGCTGGACGAGCAATAGACGCAAATCCGCATACGGGTTCCTCAGGCCTGAGCAAAGGGGAATGCTAGCAAGTTTCGAATGTCCGTCTCGCCAAGCATGGCGAGTAGCAGCCGGTCCATGCCCATGGCCACGCCCGCGCAGTCCGGCAGGCCCGGCAAAGCCGCAAGCAGGTACTGATCGACCGGCGGCAGTGGCTGTTGCCGCGACGCACGCGTGGCGTGATCGCGAGCAAAGCGCTCGGCCTGCTCGGTGGCATCCTTGAGTTCGTGGTAGCCGTTTGCGAGTTCCACGCCGCCCAGCATCAACTCAAAGCGCTCGGCGACCGTCGTGGTTCCATCGATACTCTGGTCCGTGCGCAGGCGCGCCAGCGCACATTGGCTCGCCGGATAGTCGTACACCAACTGCAACAAGTCGCCATCGACCTGGATGCTCAAGCGATGCGTGATCAGCAAGTCGAGCCAGTCATCGCGATTCAGACCGTCCGCATTGATTTGGATATCGCCAAGCGCCGCTTGCAAAACGGCGATCGGTGCGGTCATCGGATCGATATTCAGCGACTGCCAGAACCAATCCCGATAGCTGACCCGTTCTACGCGTGCGTGTCGACCGACCAGCCCGAGGGCCAACTGCACGAGGTCGATGACCTCTTCGGCGAGTTGCCGGTGATCGATGCCCAGGCGATACCACTCCAGCATCGTGAACTCAGGGTTATGCCGGCTGCCAGCTTCGCCGTTGCGAAACACGCGGCCCAACTCGTAGCAGTCGGGTGCTCCGGCGGCGAGCAAGCGCTTCAACGGAAACTCCGGCGACGTGCGGAGCCAGCGCGCCGCCGGACCGGCATCACGATGGCCCGTGAACGTGGTGACAAAACTGTCGATATTTGGATCGGTATTGCCCGCCCGCGACAGAATCGGCGTCTCCACTTCCAATACCCCGCGCTCGGCAAAGAACTGCCGAACGCCGTGGTAGAGCGCCGCCCGAGTTTTGAGCGCGTGCAGATTCATGCCGACTCGTGTGCGTTAAGCAATGCAATCAGGCCGGCTTCATCGAGTACTTGAATGCCCAGTTCCTCGGCCTTTGCGAGCTTCGAACCGGCTTCAGCACCAGCGACGACAAAACTGGTCTTCTTGGAAACCGATCCAGAGATCTTGGCCCCCAGCGCTTCCAGACGCGCGCCGGCGTCGTCGCGGGTAAAGCCTTGCAGACTGCCCGTCAGCACCACCGTCTTGCCACTCAGCGGGCCGCCTCCAGCGCTCGCTTGGCCTTCTGGGAATCGCACACCAGCGGCACGGAGATCCGCGATCAGCTGGCGGTTTTCGGCCTGTGCCGTCCAGTCCGCGATTCGCTTGGCGACAACCGGCCCGACATCGGGAATGGCCTGGAGTCGATCCAGATCAGCGCCCAAAAGATTGTCGACCGAGCCCAAGTGCTGATACAGCGTTTTGGCTGTGGATTCACCCACGTCGCGAATACCGAGCGCGTACAAGAGGCGCGGCAAACTGCTGTTGCGACTCTTGTCGATGGCGGCGAGCAGGTTGTCGGCCCAGCGCGTTGTCGGCTTCTTGCGCGGGTCTGGGACGATGCCATCGCGGGCGTCCTGGAGCCGCTTCAGTTCGAGGAGATCATCGAGCGTCAGGCGATACAGATCGGCCATCGATCGCAATGCTTGTGCGTTGGTACCCGTTTGCAGAAAGGGCAGTCGCAGAAAGGGCAGAGTCACCATGTCGGCAATGGTTTCGTCGCCCAAACCTTCGATATCCATCGCACGACGGCCGGCAAAGTGTCGCAATGCCTCGCGAAGTTGGGCCGGACATGCTGCCGGGCCATTACTGCATCGAATGACGGCCTGTTCGGCCTCCCGGACTACCGGTGCGCCGCAAACCGGGCAGGTTTCGGGCATCAGGAACGGTTGCGTGTCAGCCGGGCGTTGTTCCAACACCACGCCCACCACTTCGGGAATGACATCGCCAGCACGGCGGACAATGACCGTGTCGCCAATGCGCACATCTTTGCGACGGATCTCGTTCTCGTTGTGCAACGTGGCGTTCGTCACCGTCACGCCCGCTACGCGCACGGGCTTGAGGCGGGCCACGGGCGTCAGAGCGCCCGTACGGCCTACTTGCACATCAATGCCCTCGACCGTGGTCATTTCTTCGAGTGCC
It contains:
- the scpB gene encoding SMC-Scp complex subunit ScpB; this encodes MMSVVQHENEHDVPAVSEPNTAPEPVRAEGESVVNLEAEIEAQDVFSDQPVHAAPAPTELAELKPLLEAILMAAGRPMTVEHLHDLFGEKQSPGKERILEALSALMQDCDGRGVELVEVASGFRYQVRTDTQIWVSRLWTERQTKYSRALLETLALIAYRQPITRAEIESIRGVAVSSYIIKTLEEREWIRVLGHRDVPGRPALFGTTRLFLDYFNLKSLDQLPPLAELRDFESLEPQMPLAGTTLDEPKSDGVAAESEAPADTADVLADADPVLRDDAGIDESADADSVPSEPMAANEYSEQGDDALAEPPFESGDVDAIADSTPDLVVNDDVEHLNEDLSEPTTDVERADLVDPKPEADEQS
- a CDS encoding pseudouridine synthase, translating into MNTEKPRMTLSLKKEKPAGPIIEERIQKVLAQAGLGSRRTIEERVAAGEIRINGNNAAIGNSVKTGDRVEIDGKAFMATVTPVDDIHLLLYHKPEGEISTTEDPEGRRTVYERMPRLKNTRWISIGRLDMNTTGLLLMTTDGELANAMMHPSRELEREYVCRVHGQVTEAMLDKLRQGVELEDGLAKFDELHVINLGDSHSWFRVIIKEGRNREVRRMWEAVGVEVSRLKRIRYGKIELPRELRRGHFRAMSLDDVRALREELGLQPIPESLTLQPVIGVRRASKVLNEYRPEGKSESYSAGRADEARELRAFDRVDELKRPGKRPVGKKKPFSKNKRGPGQPVDPNSFRSFGDRDGNRMPGNRKPGGKGPGKGPGKGPGAGPGAGPKGPGRGGPAGSKGPRKPREFVGPMDSNQFAERRPPRGGNGNGNRGPGGPGGPRGPRGPRGPMGM
- a CDS encoding symmetrical bis(5'-nucleosyl)-tetraphosphatase translates to MAVYAIGDLQGCYDPLVALLDKIRFDPSQDRLWFCGDLVNRGGQSLETLRLVHSLDQYSVTVLGNHDLSLLSISTRSVGEQDKANPDLRRVLRADDASVLIDWLRHRPLMHVDQELGFAMVHAGLSPRWTIKLAEARAHEVERALRGDQYRNLMKRMFGNKPAAWSKQLTGVERLRAIINVMTRMRFCDVQGRIGFDFKAEPGTQKSGFYPWFEVPGGKKRELPVVCGHWSALGLFQGLGIYSIDTGAVWGGKLTALKLGPEPQVFQVPCDARAQMVKGGE
- the apaG gene encoding Co2+/Mg2+ efflux protein ApaG, producing the protein MNSPSPSIQIDVNTRFLPDQSTPEQNRYAFAYTITITNKGRAPAQLVSRHWLITHGNGKIDEVRGPGVVGETPRLMPGEAFEYTSGAILEAPVGTMEGSYQMVTDEGDQFDAPIKRFVLSMPRVLH
- a CDS encoding MAPEG family protein, with the translated sequence MNAKLIFWPLLIQIWITFCAYVLLARRKSAALRLGQVDLQRRALHEDAWPDAVVQVNNHIRNSFELPTLFYALVLSLYALAAVDRFALALAGIFVVTRLAHAYVHLGRNIVAIRRPLFMAGAITLLAMSGLVVRALLQP
- a CDS encoding glutamate--cysteine ligase codes for the protein MSNPTQSSAQPIENKAQLVDYLASGNKPKSAWRIGTEHEKFGFQLDDLRPPTYEGPRGIGVLLNTLAERFGWQKLDDRGNTIALLRDMASVSLEPAGQLELSGAPLETIHQTCCEVDSHLREVRSVADELNVGFLGMGFQPKWTRAEMPWMPKGRYKIMRDYMPKRGNLGLDMMTRTCTVQTNLDFESEADMVQKFRVSLALQPIATALFADSPFTDGKPNGYLSFRSQVWSDTDPDRTGMLGFVFESGFSFERYVDYLLDVPMYFVYRNGQYLDASGLSFRDFMAGKLSILPGEKPLLTDFADHLTTAFPEVRLKKYLEMRGADGGPWNRLCALPAFWVGLLYDQSALDAAWDLVKDFSLEEREALRNGVPKYGLKLPFRHGTVRELALEALKIAGQGLKARARLNSRGVDETMFLEPLIEIALANETPAERKLSLFHGAWQGRVDPVFAEYAY
- a CDS encoding TIGR00730 family Rossman fold protein encodes the protein MRICVYCSSSASCDPAYHRAAYELGQFLAEGGHTLVYGGGGVGSMGAVADGALSKGGDVIGIIPRFMTVVEWQHPGLASLEVVEDMRERKHLLLTNSDAVVTLPGGCGTFEEVFEAITMKRLGLYFNPIVFVNTLGFYTGLMQFLEHSIAEKMMGHAHAAMWSIVDRPDQVLAEIARTPAWPRDARSFAAVR
- the epmA gene encoding EF-P lysine aminoacylase EpmA, with the translated sequence MNLHALKTRAALYHGVRQFFAERGVLEVETPILSRAGNTDPNIDSFVTTFTGHRDAGPAARWLRTSPEFPLKRLLAAGAPDCYELGRVFRNGEAGSRHNPEFTMLEWYRLGIDHRQLAEEVIDLVQLALGLVGRHARVERVSYRDWFWQSLNIDPMTAPIAVLQAALGDIQINADGLNRDDWLDLLITHRLSIQVDGDLLQLVYDYPASQCALARLRTDQSIDGTTTVAERFELMLGGVELANGYHELKDATEQAERFARDHATRASRQQPLPPVDQYLLAALPGLPDCAGVAMGMDRLLLAMLGETDIRNLLAFPFAQA
- the ligA gene encoding NAD-dependent DNA ligase LigA, with amino-acid sequence MTPEQHIKSLRAQLADANYRYYVLDAPSIPDAEYDRLMRELSALEAAHPEFADANSPSQRVGGEASGTFAPVQHDVPMLSLGNAFSAEDVADFVRRIRDTLSLEQPEFSVEPKLDGLAISLRYEHGRFVRGATRGDGSTGEDVTANLRTIRAIPLELRGTHLPAVLDVRGEVFMKKADFDAYNEQALSRGDPTLANPRNGAAGSLRQKDPRMTAQRPLSFYAYGLGAVSGWAVPERHSDMLQALRTFGLPVSPEVDRAVGEDGLLAYFSRIGGKREKLPYDIDGVVYKLDQRDQQEQMGYVSRAPRWAIAHKFPALEEMTTVEGIDVQVGRTGALTPVARLKPVRVAGVTVTNATLHNENEIRRKDVRIGDTVIVRRAGDVIPEVVGVVLEQRPADTQPFLMPETCPVCGAPVVREAEQAVIRCSNGPAACPAQLREALRHFAGRRAMDIEGLGDETIADMVTLPFLRLPFLQTGTNAQALRSMADLYRLTLDDLLELKRLQDARDGIVPDPRKKPTTRWADNLLAAIDKSRNSSLPRLLYALGIRDVGESTAKTLYQHLGSVDNLLGADLDRLQAIPDVGPVVAKRIADWTAQAENRQLIADLRAAGVRFPEGQASAGGGPLSGKTVVLTGSLQGFTRDDAGARLEALGAKISGSVSKKTSFVVAGAEAGSKLAKAEELGIQVLDEAGLIALLNAHESA